A region from the Natronocella acetinitrilica genome encodes:
- a CDS encoding antitoxin Xre-like helix-turn-helix domain-containing protein: MQAAKLELRHQLSGAGMRAYPNIARAWGLTDAQAARLLGTPPSTYRRWKRDPERANLDVNHLERLSLILGIYKNLHILLPRPDSADSWVRRPNTNPLFGGQAPIDRMLAGQVGDLFVVRQHLDAARG, encoded by the coding sequence ATGCAAGCCGCCAAGCTGGAATTACGACATCAACTGAGTGGCGCCGGGATGCGAGCGTATCCGAATATCGCCCGCGCCTGGGGGCTCACTGACGCACAGGCTGCCAGGCTGCTAGGAACGCCGCCAAGCACGTATCGGCGCTGGAAGCGCGATCCGGAACGGGCCAATCTGGATGTGAATCATCTGGAGAGGCTTTCGCTCATCCTTGGTATCTACAAGAACCTGCACATTTTGCTACCACGGCCGGATTCGGCGGATAGCTGGGTACGACGTCCCAACACCAATCCACTCTTCGGGGGGCAGGCGCCCATCGACCGAATGCTGGCAGGGCAGGTAGGGGATCTGTTTGTCGTTCGGCAGCATCTGGATGCTGCCCGTGGATGA
- a CDS encoding FAD-binding and (Fe-S)-binding domain-containing protein, with translation MCEQFCEALLSAGYQGDLHRDEAGKLLAATDNSVYQVTPALVLAPLNGMDLDIIGRVAASPAFERLALTARGGGTGTNGQALTNAIVIDTSRHMTRVLAFNAEARTVRVEPGVVLAQLNAYLAEHGLTFPAQISTASRATIGGMVSTDACGKGSRIYGKTGDYVESLNLILSRGGTISARTYTAEELDAAAHAGDAGTQLAQELRALVSPVRESVEAVFPRISRSLTGYDIQRAFPADGAVHLQRLIAGSEGTLAIIRDITLRVVPIPTVKKLVVVRYPSLDEALSDCQRILTHGPSAIETLDEKLYALARNDATWTQVRHAMEGDTPPEHPLVTNFVEFLGDSESEVDARITGFVESLREVNQIQGHYVANASQEQKQLWGVRSRGVGLLARADGPRKPIAFVEDTVVPPEHLPAYIKAFRAILDRHGVDYGMFGHVDAGCLHVRPALDMTQESDARLLRTITEEVVALVKQYGGLLWGEHGKGYRGEFTRDFFGNDLYPVLGEIKRLFDPNNRMNPGKIVTPRPDIAAVAAIDAVPFRGTIDGEVPASIRQQWTKAFECNGNGVCFDWDTSVPICPSYKVTRDRVQSPKGRAALLREWLRVKQANDRDRLQIVEQQLMQSMQGCLGCNACASQCPVHVSIPELRSRFLETYYRTHGWPLRERLLGNMERVLSVTRRLPWLFNPLLGARPVRRLAERRLGVIDSPLLSQPSFEQRIAKGYRQPRRSRGSVALLLDPYTSSFDAAVPEAAVALLRALNFEVSTIAAIPSGKAAHVHGMREKAAQQSQAVLRTVASLARRQVPVIALEPSVALFLRQDCGHAELGDAAGKILLLNEWLAGLGLDTGVPTIAGDEQTYGLLAHCTEITAIPTTGESWRDLFRSFGLLLQPEPVGCCGMAGTYGHLVENQERSKKLYAMSWQRHVAHYGERLLATGFSCRCQVGRLGGFRPRHPVEVLAQRALGLSQDASSSSA, from the coding sequence GTGTGTGAGCAGTTCTGCGAGGCTCTGCTCTCAGCTGGCTACCAGGGCGACCTGCACCGGGACGAGGCCGGAAAACTGTTGGCCGCAACGGACAACAGTGTTTATCAGGTAACTCCGGCCCTCGTGCTGGCGCCATTGAACGGTATGGATCTTGACATCATTGGCCGTGTTGCGGCCTCCCCCGCTTTCGAGCGTCTGGCACTGACGGCCCGTGGCGGTGGTACTGGCACGAATGGCCAAGCGCTGACAAACGCGATCGTCATTGACACCAGTCGCCACATGACCCGAGTACTCGCGTTCAACGCCGAAGCGAGAACCGTGCGCGTCGAACCAGGCGTGGTTCTTGCCCAGTTGAATGCCTATCTGGCTGAACACGGCCTCACCTTTCCGGCGCAGATTTCCACCGCAAGTCGCGCCACCATCGGCGGCATGGTCAGCACCGACGCCTGCGGAAAGGGTTCACGCATCTACGGAAAAACAGGGGACTACGTCGAATCGCTCAATCTGATTCTATCTCGTGGCGGCACGATTTCGGCGAGAACCTACACCGCCGAGGAACTGGACGCCGCCGCTCACGCAGGCGATGCCGGGACGCAGCTGGCGCAGGAACTGCGAGCATTGGTTAGCCCGGTTCGCGAGTCTGTGGAAGCAGTTTTCCCCCGTATCAGCCGGTCGCTCACCGGCTATGACATTCAGCGGGCTTTTCCGGCAGATGGTGCCGTCCACCTTCAGCGATTGATTGCCGGATCGGAAGGCACCCTGGCGATTATCCGTGACATCACGTTGCGCGTCGTACCGATCCCGACAGTGAAGAAATTGGTGGTGGTCCGCTACCCAAGCCTGGACGAGGCCCTCAGCGACTGCCAGCGCATACTGACCCACGGGCCCAGCGCCATCGAAACCCTGGATGAAAAGCTTTATGCGCTGGCAAGAAACGATGCGACCTGGACGCAGGTGCGTCACGCCATGGAGGGCGATACCCCGCCGGAACACCCACTGGTCACGAACTTTGTCGAATTCCTGGGCGATTCGGAGTCCGAGGTCGATGCGCGCATCACTGGCTTCGTCGAGTCACTCCGCGAGGTGAATCAGATACAGGGCCACTACGTGGCGAACGCGTCTCAGGAGCAAAAGCAGCTCTGGGGCGTGCGGTCGCGGGGAGTGGGTTTGCTGGCCAGGGCGGACGGGCCGCGAAAACCCATCGCCTTTGTGGAGGATACCGTTGTCCCACCGGAGCATCTGCCGGCTTACATAAAGGCATTTCGTGCCATTCTTGACCGACACGGAGTCGATTACGGCATGTTTGGCCATGTAGACGCGGGCTGCCTGCACGTCCGGCCGGCACTGGACATGACGCAGGAGTCGGACGCCCGGCTTTTACGCACCATCACCGAAGAAGTCGTGGCCTTGGTCAAGCAGTACGGCGGACTGCTCTGGGGTGAACATGGCAAAGGTTATCGCGGCGAGTTCACCAGGGACTTCTTCGGCAATGATCTGTACCCCGTGCTCGGCGAGATCAAGCGCTTGTTCGATCCCAACAATCGGATGAACCCGGGCAAGATTGTCACTCCACGGCCTGATATTGCGGCTGTTGCCGCGATCGATGCCGTCCCGTTCCGCGGCACGATCGATGGTGAGGTCCCGGCTTCGATACGCCAGCAATGGACCAAGGCGTTTGAATGCAACGGTAACGGTGTCTGCTTCGACTGGGACACCTCGGTGCCAATCTGTCCGTCTTACAAAGTCACCCGTGATCGTGTGCAGTCGCCCAAGGGTCGGGCGGCCCTGCTGCGCGAGTGGTTGCGTGTGAAACAGGCCAACGACCGCGACCGCCTCCAGATCGTAGAGCAGCAGCTGATGCAAAGCATGCAGGGCTGTTTGGGTTGCAACGCCTGCGCTTCCCAGTGCCCAGTGCACGTTTCGATTCCTGAACTGCGTTCACGCTTTCTTGAGACCTACTACAGGACACATGGCTGGCCTTTGCGCGAACGCCTTCTGGGTAACATGGAGCGGGTGCTGTCAGTCACGCGGCGATTGCCCTGGCTGTTCAATCCCTTGCTCGGGGCCCGCCCGGTGCGTCGGTTGGCCGAGCGACGGCTGGGTGTGATTGACTCCCCCCTGCTCTCTCAGCCGTCATTTGAACAGCGCATAGCCAAGGGCTACCGGCAACCCCGGAGATCAAGGGGTTCCGTCGCCTTGTTGCTTGACCCGTACACCAGCAGTTTTGATGCGGCGGTACCGGAGGCGGCGGTAGCACTGTTACGCGCCCTGAATTTCGAAGTCTCCACTATTGCTGCCATCCCCAGCGGCAAAGCCGCGCACGTGCATGGGATGCGGGAAAAAGCCGCGCAGCAGAGTCAGGCCGTGCTCCGGACTGTTGCCAGTCTCGCGCGTAGGCAGGTGCCGGTGATTGCGCTGGAGCCAAGCGTTGCACTTTTTCTGCGACAGGATTGTGGCCATGCAGAGCTTGGCGACGCTGCAGGAAAGATACTGTTGCTGAACGAATGGCTGGCTGGCCTGGGGCTCGATACCGGCGTGCCCACCATTGCAGGCGATGAGCAAACCTACGGCCTGCTCGCCCACTGCACGGAGATCACTGCAATCCCCACCACCGGTGAATCCTGGCGCGACCTTTTCCGGAGCTTTGGCCTCCTGCTGCAGCCGGAACCCGTCGGCTGTTGTGGCATGGCGGGCACCTATGGCCATCTTGTCGAGAATCAGGAGCGCAGCAAAAAGCTCTACGCCATGAGTTGGCAGAGGCACGTGGCCCATTACGGGGAGAGGCTTCTGGCCACCGGTTTTTCCTGTCGCTGCCAGGTAGGACGCCTGGGCGGCTTTCGTCCGAGACACCCGGTGGAAGTGCTTGCACAGCGGGCCCTCGGTCTTTCGCAGGATGCGTCATCATCATCAGCCTAG
- a CDS encoding TRAP transporter substrate-binding protein, which produces MISMKNRSSRTLLLTALTAAAVGVSSASLAQTTVRLGWTTSDGQTDPYAIAARYFAEELENLAPGSFDVRFYPNHQLGNEEEMLQGMQLGTLEAGVITGTQIASVSSAFQLNDLPFLYADNAQAHAVLDGEVGDMLMASLEREGIIGLGFAEAGFRHVINNTRPVATPEDLSRIRLRVQPSDLFLDSFRALGANPVPMAWSDVFSAVQQGTVDGLEIPLAVIYANQYPEVTEYLSLTNHSYNALGLLVSAQMWNRLDDDGKETMRQAARQAIERQRETVATNNETILDSIREAGMTVNEVDDPAAFRDRVADVYESYRGAIGSDVLDKALEQVQ; this is translated from the coding sequence ATGATTTCCATGAAAAACCGATCGTCCCGTACGTTACTTCTCACTGCCCTGACCGCAGCCGCCGTGGGTGTTTCGTCTGCCAGCCTCGCCCAGACCACAGTACGGCTGGGTTGGACAACGTCCGACGGCCAGACAGACCCGTACGCCATTGCGGCACGTTATTTCGCTGAAGAACTGGAAAACCTGGCACCAGGATCCTTCGACGTGCGCTTCTACCCCAACCATCAGCTGGGTAACGAAGAGGAAATGCTGCAAGGGATGCAGCTCGGCACCCTGGAGGCTGGCGTCATCACCGGAACCCAGATCGCCTCGGTCAGTTCGGCATTCCAGCTCAACGATCTCCCTTTCCTCTACGCCGACAACGCCCAGGCGCATGCTGTGCTCGACGGTGAGGTGGGTGACATGCTGATGGCCTCCCTGGAGAGAGAGGGGATCATCGGACTCGGCTTTGCCGAGGCAGGCTTTCGCCATGTGATCAACAACACCCGCCCCGTGGCGACGCCGGAAGACCTGAGCCGGATTCGTTTGCGGGTGCAGCCCAGCGACCTGTTCCTTGACAGCTTCCGGGCCCTGGGAGCCAACCCCGTGCCCATGGCCTGGAGCGATGTGTTCTCCGCGGTTCAGCAGGGCACCGTGGATGGGCTTGAGATCCCGTTGGCGGTGATTTACGCCAATCAGTATCCGGAGGTGACAGAGTATCTGTCGCTGACCAACCACTCATACAATGCGTTGGGCCTACTCGTCTCCGCGCAGATGTGGAACCGCCTGGATGACGATGGCAAGGAAACAATGCGACAGGCTGCACGACAGGCCATAGAGCGTCAGCGTGAAACCGTTGCCACCAACAACGAAACGATTCTGGACAGCATTCGTGAAGCTGGCATGACCGTCAACGAGGTCGATGATCCGGCGGCATTCCGGGACCGCGTTGCAGATGTCTACGAGTCCTATCGTGGTGCCATCGGTTCCGACGTTCTCGACAAGGCACTGGAACAGGTCCAGTAA
- a CDS encoding TRAP transporter small permease translates to MRIIGLLLQTASLWLSYLTKCALVVAATVMVGSLLLGVFYRYVLQDAVSWSEEIALLGFTWTIFLAAALAVREDAHVRVSIIDSIIPGLGDWILRQLIWVAIAAIGVFMIWSGMAFIDLTIRQVSAAMRYPLWYRNSALPVAGALILVYAAANIEGRAAFQARKATQS, encoded by the coding sequence ATGCGCATCATTGGGCTGTTGCTGCAGACTGCAAGTCTGTGGCTGTCGTACCTGACCAAGTGTGCCCTGGTAGTCGCCGCCACGGTGATGGTGGGTAGCCTGTTGCTCGGCGTTTTTTACCGCTATGTGCTGCAGGATGCGGTGAGCTGGTCGGAAGAAATCGCCCTGCTCGGATTCACCTGGACCATATTTCTCGCCGCCGCGCTGGCGGTTCGCGAGGATGCACATGTTCGTGTATCCATCATTGACTCCATCATCCCGGGCCTGGGCGACTGGATCTTGCGGCAACTGATCTGGGTCGCGATCGCCGCCATCGGTGTGTTCATGATCTGGTCCGGCATGGCGTTTATCGATCTCACCATCCGCCAGGTCTCCGCAGCCATGCGCTATCCACTCTGGTATCGGAATTCCGCCCTCCCCGTCGCCGGAGCCCTGATCCTTGTCTATGCCGCGGCAAATATCGAAGGCCGCGCGGCCTTTCAGGCACGCAAGGCCACGCAATCATGA
- a CDS encoding TRAP transporter large permease has product MSALAIYLSVGLITLLLLGVPVAFTLAILAITGLYIADINPIIFAQRALAGTNVTSLLAIPGFILAGDLMSSGGLSRRLVRFAAAVFGHLTGGLSMATVVAGTFFGAISGSAPATTAAVGSVMIDELDKRGYKRGYAAALATSVGPIGQMIPPSIPMVIWGVLAEQSIARLFLAGVVPGLIAAAGFMVVSYFYARHYGLTSDKQTTWLELRAAVRDGIWALLAPVVILGGIYGGVFTPTEASMVGVFYGLIVGLFIYKELKWTELGTVLLRSMRTSGIIMFIISMAYAFAYLMANEQIPAQIAGYLLSISDNPLIILLLVNLLLLILGAIMDNVSGMVILSSVLTAIGAQIGMDPIQLGAMVVINLAVGMVTPPVGYSIFVGASISGLRVETVALHLWPFLLVLLGVIALVAYVPAVTLWLPGLMS; this is encoded by the coding sequence ATGAGTGCGCTGGCGATCTACCTCAGCGTCGGGCTGATCACGCTTTTATTGCTGGGCGTGCCGGTGGCCTTCACCCTGGCGATTCTGGCGATCACCGGGCTCTACATCGCCGACATCAACCCGATCATCTTCGCCCAGCGTGCCCTTGCCGGCACGAATGTGACCAGCCTGCTGGCAATCCCGGGCTTCATCCTCGCCGGCGATCTGATGAGTTCCGGTGGGCTTTCCCGACGGCTGGTCCGGTTCGCCGCCGCCGTGTTCGGTCATCTGACCGGCGGCCTCAGCATGGCGACGGTTGTCGCCGGAACCTTCTTTGGGGCCATATCGGGCTCCGCGCCGGCAACGACGGCGGCGGTGGGCTCGGTGATGATCGACGAGCTGGACAAGCGGGGCTACAAACGCGGCTATGCGGCGGCACTCGCCACCTCGGTGGGTCCGATCGGTCAAATGATTCCGCCCTCGATACCCATGGTCATCTGGGGGGTGCTGGCAGAGCAGTCCATTGCAAGGCTATTCCTTGCAGGCGTGGTCCCCGGCCTGATTGCCGCCGCCGGATTCATGGTGGTGAGCTACTTCTACGCCCGCCATTACGGCCTGACCAGTGACAAGCAGACCACCTGGTTGGAACTCAGGGCCGCGGTTCGCGACGGGATCTGGGCATTACTGGCACCGGTGGTCATCCTTGGGGGGATCTACGGCGGTGTATTCACGCCGACGGAAGCCTCCATGGTTGGTGTGTTCTACGGCCTCATCGTGGGCCTTTTTATCTACAAGGAACTCAAGTGGACCGAGCTTGGCACCGTGCTTCTGCGCAGCATGCGTACCAGCGGCATCATCATGTTCATCATTTCCATGGCGTACGCTTTCGCATACCTCATGGCCAACGAGCAGATTCCTGCCCAGATCGCGGGCTATCTGCTATCCATCAGCGATAACCCACTGATCATTCTGCTGCTTGTGAATCTGTTGCTGCTCATACTTGGTGCCATCATGGACAACGTCTCGGGCATGGTCATCCTCAGCAGTGTACTCACGGCAATCGGTGCCCAGATTGGCATGGACCCCATCCAGCTCGGCGCAATGGTGGTCATCAATCTGGCTGTAGGCATGGTGACGCCGCCGGTCGGCTACTCGATCTTTGTCGGCGCGAGCATCAGCGGGCTGCGCGTCGAGACCGTTGCACTGCATCTGTGGCCATTCCTGCTCGTGCTGCTCGGCGTCATCGCGCTTGTCGCCTATGTACCCGCTGTGACGCTCTGGCTGCCGGGATTGATGTCATGA
- a CDS encoding FadR/GntR family transcriptional regulator, whose protein sequence is MRGKRRSATTYPGASGKTELRHAGTPLPNELATLIEKDILGGSLEPGSKLPTEGSLAKQFGISRNAVREAIAQLRSAELVETRHGLGTFVVDNPLGRQLFSVPRSGIDQSELCQLFELRAEVESGAAALAARFRTNDDIKAMRDALDRLSESIADGALGKEHDVDFHNRIAMASGNRFFGEFLDFYARRVSDAVAIARSNSARVEGWSRMVQFEHEAIHAAIAAGSPEEARAAMWMHLHNARRRLGLRRPSEQQEDQHGDQA, encoded by the coding sequence ATGAGGGGCAAGCGCAGATCGGCCACAACCTATCCCGGTGCGAGTGGCAAGACGGAACTTCGCCATGCGGGCACGCCCTTGCCCAACGAACTCGCCACCCTGATAGAAAAAGACATCCTCGGCGGCAGCCTGGAGCCGGGAAGCAAGTTGCCGACGGAAGGCAGCCTGGCCAAACAGTTCGGAATCAGCCGCAATGCTGTTCGGGAGGCAATCGCGCAACTGCGTTCGGCGGAGCTGGTAGAAACGCGCCACGGGCTTGGCACCTTCGTCGTCGACAACCCGCTGGGGCGGCAACTGTTCTCGGTGCCGCGGTCAGGTATCGATCAGAGCGAGCTCTGCCAGCTCTTCGAGCTGCGTGCCGAGGTTGAGAGCGGGGCTGCTGCACTAGCGGCAAGATTCAGAACAAACGATGACATCAAGGCCATGCGCGACGCCCTGGATCGCCTGTCGGAATCCATCGCCGACGGTGCATTGGGCAAAGAGCATGACGTCGACTTCCACAATCGCATCGCGATGGCCTCCGGAAACCGGTTCTTCGGGGAGTTTCTGGACTTCTATGCCCGCCGTGTCAGCGATGCGGTTGCCATCGCCCGGTCCAATTCCGCCCGCGTTGAGGGTTGGTCGCGCATGGTGCAGTTCGAACATGAGGCCATCCACGCTGCAATCGCGGCCGGCTCCCCCGAGGAGGCCCGAGCGGCCATGTGGATGCACTTGCACAACGCGCGCCGCAGGCTCGGCCTGCGCCGACCTTCCGAGCAACAAGAGGACCAGCATGGCGACCAAGCCTGA
- a CDS encoding amidohydrolase family protein: protein MATKPEPTIPGPDPDPRPARKQLPPGSCDAHAHLFGPAERYPYQPDRSYTPPDAARASYVALLKTFGFDRAVFVQPSVYGTDNRLMLYTLERARDTGCAISWRGIAVVDHTVSDETLETMDALGVRGVRINLLFRGGVDFTLAEELARRVASLGWHMQFLVDITETESFSRNISELAVPSVIDHMGHFPAVRGPGEPAFQDLLSVMEEGRTWVKLSGPNRIDDSPRPPFPRAAALAQALLEKHPEQLVFGTDWPHVQLPTPMPNDGDLVNALFDWTENDEALLARVLVHNPARLYGF from the coding sequence ATGGCGACCAAGCCTGAACCCACGATTCCGGGCCCTGATCCGGACCCACGCCCTGCCAGGAAGCAGCTACCGCCTGGAAGTTGCGATGCCCACGCGCACCTCTTCGGCCCGGCGGAGCGCTATCCCTATCAGCCGGATCGCAGCTACACACCGCCGGATGCAGCCAGGGCTTCCTATGTTGCGCTGTTGAAGACCTTCGGTTTCGACAGGGCCGTGTTCGTGCAGCCCAGTGTCTATGGCACGGACAATCGGCTGATGCTCTACACCCTCGAGCGGGCAAGAGACACGGGGTGTGCCATCAGTTGGCGGGGTATCGCAGTGGTGGACCACACAGTGTCTGACGAGACACTGGAGACCATGGACGCACTTGGTGTGCGCGGCGTCCGCATCAACCTCCTGTTTCGCGGTGGTGTCGACTTCACCTTGGCCGAGGAACTCGCCCGACGGGTTGCATCGCTGGGATGGCACATGCAGTTCCTGGTGGATATCACTGAAACAGAGAGCTTTTCCCGAAACATTTCTGAGCTAGCCGTGCCAAGTGTGATCGATCACATGGGCCATTTCCCGGCGGTCCGGGGCCCGGGCGAACCCGCATTCCAGGACCTTTTGTCGGTCATGGAAGAAGGCCGGACCTGGGTCAAGCTCAGCGGGCCAAATCGTATCGATGACAGTCCGCGCCCGCCTTTTCCCAGGGCGGCAGCCCTGGCGCAGGCATTGCTCGAAAAGCACCCCGAACAACTCGTGTTCGGCACCGACTGGCCGCATGTCCAGCTACCCACCCCCATGCCTAACGATGGCGATCTCGTGAACGCGCTGTTTGACTGGACAGAGAACGACGAAGCGCTGCTGGCCCGGGTACTTGTGCATAACCCAGCGCGACTTTACGGATTTTGA
- a CDS encoding MFS transporter yields MSIPESSRRTAGRAELGGVDTPFPPLRLAWLIWGLAAALYLAGFFHRVAPGVITSELMRDFGIGATALGNLSAFYFYTYVAMQVPTGILADRLGARPLLLWGAVFASLGGLLFAFAPSFMVAAAGRALIGASVAVAFICMLKLATYWLDARHFAMASGLALCVGMVGAIAAGAPLRLAVDAFGWQPVMTVIALSTLVLAVAVAWAVYDNPAAYGYRSHARPPSRPKRESVFSSIRRVLSYRNGWTLVLIPGGVVGPLITFAGLWGVPFLTTHHGMSTHEAATYMSALLLSWAISGPLVGAMSDRIMQRKSLYLGGTIIALLGWAVLIVVGPMPKGILLLLLVVIGLASGGMILSFAMGKETVPTHLAATNAGLINMGVMSGPMLLQPAVGWLLDRLWDGTSQDGSPLYSLQAFQLAFGAMLVWTIVSIGLLLITRETQPEGSARA; encoded by the coding sequence TTGAGCATTCCGGAGTCGAGTCGGCGCACCGCGGGCCGCGCCGAGCTGGGAGGCGTCGATACGCCATTCCCGCCGCTGCGGCTGGCCTGGCTGATCTGGGGGCTGGCCGCAGCCCTCTACCTTGCCGGGTTTTTCCACCGGGTCGCGCCTGGCGTGATTACCTCGGAGTTAATGCGCGACTTTGGCATCGGCGCGACGGCACTGGGCAATCTGTCAGCCTTCTATTTCTACACCTACGTGGCCATGCAGGTGCCAACCGGCATTCTGGCCGATAGGCTCGGGGCACGTCCCCTCTTGCTGTGGGGAGCGGTTTTCGCCTCGCTGGGCGGGCTGCTTTTCGCATTCGCGCCAAGCTTCATGGTCGCCGCCGCAGGGCGGGCGCTCATTGGAGCCTCGGTCGCCGTTGCCTTCATCTGCATGCTCAAACTCGCCACATACTGGCTGGATGCCAGGCACTTCGCGATGGCCAGCGGCCTGGCGCTGTGTGTCGGCATGGTTGGCGCCATCGCGGCAGGTGCCCCTTTGCGCCTCGCGGTGGATGCTTTCGGCTGGCAGCCGGTCATGACGGTCATCGCCCTGTCCACTTTGGTGCTTGCGGTAGCCGTTGCCTGGGCTGTCTACGACAACCCGGCCGCCTACGGCTATCGCAGTCACGCCAGGCCACCATCACGACCGAAACGGGAGAGCGTATTCAGTTCGATTCGGCGTGTGCTCTCCTACCGGAACGGCTGGACGCTGGTGCTGATCCCCGGCGGCGTCGTCGGGCCGCTGATCACCTTCGCTGGTCTGTGGGGTGTGCCTTTCCTCACCACCCATCATGGAATGTCCACCCATGAGGCAGCCACCTACATGTCGGCCCTGCTGTTGTCCTGGGCCATCAGTGGACCCCTGGTCGGTGCCATGTCGGATCGAATCATGCAGCGCAAGAGCCTTTATCTGGGTGGCACCATCATTGCGCTGCTGGGCTGGGCGGTACTCATTGTCGTCGGCCCCATGCCAAAGGGCATTCTATTGCTCCTGCTCGTGGTTATCGGCCTTGCCTCCGGTGGCATGATTCTGTCATTCGCCATGGGCAAGGAAACTGTACCGACGCACCTGGCGGCTACGAATGCAGGGCTTATCAACATGGGCGTGATGTCCGGCCCGATGTTGTTGCAGCCGGCAGTCGGCTGGTTGTTGGATCGTCTTTGGGATGGCACAAGCCAGGACGGTAGCCCGCTCTACAGCCTTCAGGCTTTTCAGCTCGCCTTCGGGGCCATGCTGGTCTGGACAATCGTGTCCATCGGGTTGCTCCTGATTACCCGGGAGACACAACCGGAAGGCAGCGCTCGTGCCTAG